Proteins from a single region of Dyadobacter fanqingshengii:
- the carA gene encoding glutamine-hydrolyzing carbamoyl-phosphate synthase small subunit, with amino-acid sequence MGQKKQALLLLEDGTAYKGLALGISGTTGGEICFNTGMTGYQEIYTDPSYYGQIIVNTNSHIGNYGVQLEDEEESASVKIRGMVCNTFSPIYSRYTADFSLQEYFERANIVGVSNVDTRHIVRHVRQRGVMNAIISSEILDEKELMEELKKIPSMDGLELSSEVTTENAYFVGEESASQWRIAVMDYGIKKSILKNLTSRGCYCKVFPAKTPFEEVMAWQPDGFFISNGPGDPAAMLYAVENVNQMIKTSKPLFGICLGHQLLALSSGINTYKMHHGHRGLNHPVKNLITGFCEITSQNHGFAVDPDEIESHPDIEITHVNLNDKTIEGIRRKDYPAFSVQYHPEASPGPHDSRYLFDEFIKLLRAS; translated from the coding sequence ATGGGTCAAAAAAAGCAAGCTCTGTTATTACTTGAAGATGGAACGGCATACAAGGGACTCGCTTTGGGGATAAGCGGGACCACCGGCGGAGAAATTTGTTTTAACACAGGCATGACCGGGTATCAGGAAATTTACACTGATCCTTCTTATTACGGTCAAATCATTGTTAATACCAATTCACACATTGGTAATTACGGAGTTCAGCTGGAAGATGAGGAAGAATCCGCGTCGGTAAAGATCCGGGGGATGGTTTGTAACACATTTTCGCCCATCTATTCCAGATATACAGCTGATTTCTCATTGCAGGAATATTTTGAAAGAGCCAACATTGTTGGCGTGAGCAATGTGGATACAAGACACATCGTGCGCCACGTGAGGCAGCGCGGCGTAATGAATGCGATCATTTCCTCAGAAATCCTGGATGAAAAGGAGCTCATGGAAGAATTGAAAAAAATCCCTTCCATGGATGGCCTTGAATTGTCTTCCGAAGTAACTACGGAGAATGCTTACTTCGTTGGCGAGGAATCTGCAAGTCAATGGAGAATCGCTGTAATGGATTATGGAATTAAGAAAAGCATTCTGAAAAATCTGACATCACGCGGGTGTTATTGTAAAGTTTTCCCTGCAAAAACACCGTTTGAAGAAGTTATGGCCTGGCAACCTGATGGATTCTTTATATCCAACGGACCAGGTGATCCGGCTGCAATGCTTTACGCAGTTGAGAATGTGAATCAAATGATCAAGACGAGCAAACCGCTTTTCGGAATCTGTTTGGGCCATCAGTTACTAGCATTGTCAAGCGGAATTAATACTTATAAAATGCACCACGGCCACCGTGGGCTGAACCATCCGGTGAAAAATCTAATTACTGGATTCTGCGAAATTACTTCCCAAAATCATGGGTTTGCAGTAGATCCGGATGAAATTGAAAGCCATCCCGATATCGAAATCACGCACGTGAATTTGAATGATAAAACGATTGAAGGAATTCGCAGGAAGGACTATCCGGCTTTCTCAGTTCAGTATCACCCTGAGGCGTCACCAGGTCCGCACGATTCGCGATATCTGTTTGATGAATT
- the rplQ gene encoding 50S ribosomal protein L17: MRHGKKGNHLGRTASHRKAMLSNMASSLIIHKRIETTLAKAKELRKYVEPLLTRAKEDSTHNRRVVFSYLNDKESTKELFGVVSDKIASRPGGYTRIIKLGSRLGDAAETALIELVDFNDALLLANADKPAKTRRSRRGGAKKDETGVAAAAPVKKEDHPVVAEAEPVADEAPATNDEAAENNESPESTTEKE, translated from the coding sequence ATGAGACACGGTAAGAAAGGTAATCACTTAGGAAGAACAGCATCTCACCGCAAGGCGATGCTATCAAATATGGCTTCTTCTTTGATTATCCACAAGAGAATTGAAACAACACTTGCTAAGGCTAAGGAACTGCGTAAATATGTTGAACCTTTGCTAACGCGCGCCAAAGAAGATTCTACCCACAACAGAAGGGTTGTTTTTTCTTATCTGAATGATAAAGAATCGACAAAAGAACTTTTCGGAGTTGTTTCGGATAAAATCGCTTCTCGTCCAGGTGGTTACACTAGGATCATTAAACTTGGAAGCAGACTTGGTGATGCTGCTGAAACTGCACTGATTGAACTTGTAGATTTCAATGACGCATTGCTTCTTGCTAATGCAGACAAACCTGCAAAAACAAGACGTAGCAGAAGAGGTGGAGCGAAAAAAGATGAAACGGGAGTTGCAGCCGCGGCACCTGTTAAGAAAGAAGATCATCCGGTAGTTGCTGAGGCGGAACCAGTTGCTGACGAAGCACCTGCAACCAATGATGAGGCTGCTGAAAACAATGAGTCACCAGAATCGACTACTGAAAAGGAATAA
- a CDS encoding DNA-directed RNA polymerase subunit alpha, protein MSILAFQMPDKVVMEKADDFHGLFEFKPLEKGYGVTIGNALRRILLSSLEGYAITSVKFPGVLHEFSSIEGIVEDVTEIILNLKMVRFKKVSDLNESRIVVNLKNVSVITAGDIGKFTNAFEVLNPDQVICHIDDQKEFEMELLLDKGRGYVPADEPRANELPFGYIAVDSIYTPIKNVKYSVENTRVEQRTDYERLLIDIQTDGSIHPEDALKGAANILIQHFMLFSDQTMTFEKQKAEEDNQVDEEMLRMRKLLKTSLSELDLSVRAYNCLKSADVKSLGDLVRLEISDMMKFRNFGKKSLTELEQLVADKQLTFGMDVAKYRLDED, encoded by the coding sequence ATGTCAATATTAGCTTTCCAAATGCCTGATAAGGTCGTCATGGAAAAAGCAGACGACTTTCACGGGTTGTTTGAGTTTAAGCCTTTAGAGAAAGGATACGGCGTAACCATTGGTAATGCATTACGTAGAATACTTCTTTCATCTTTGGAAGGTTATGCCATCACGAGCGTGAAGTTCCCTGGTGTTCTTCATGAATTTTCTTCTATCGAAGGTATAGTTGAGGATGTAACAGAAATCATCCTGAACCTTAAAATGGTTCGTTTTAAAAAAGTTTCTGATCTGAACGAAAGCAGAATCGTTGTCAACCTTAAAAATGTATCCGTTATCACAGCGGGAGACATTGGCAAGTTTACCAATGCATTTGAAGTTTTAAACCCGGATCAGGTTATATGCCATATTGATGACCAGAAAGAGTTCGAAATGGAACTTCTTTTGGACAAAGGAAGAGGATATGTCCCTGCTGATGAGCCACGTGCAAACGAATTGCCATTTGGATACATCGCGGTGGATTCTATTTATACGCCAATTAAAAACGTTAAATACAGTGTTGAAAATACACGTGTAGAACAACGTACAGATTATGAGCGTCTTTTGATCGACATTCAGACAGATGGTTCTATCCATCCGGAAGATGCGTTAAAAGGGGCTGCAAACATTTTGATTCAACACTTTATGCTATTCTCTGATCAAACAATGACGTTTGAGAAGCAGAAAGCAGAAGAGGATAATCAAGTGGATGAAGAAATGTTACGTATGAGAAAACTGCTTAAGACTTCATTGTCTGAGCTGGATCTTTCTGTACGTGCATACAACTGTTTGAAATCAGCTGACGTTAAATCACTTGGTGATTTGGTTAGGCTGGAAATTTCAGACATGATGAAATTCCGTAATTTTGGTAAAAAATCTCTTACTGAGTTGGAACAGCTTGTAGCTGATAAACAACTCACATTTGGAATGGACGTTGCCAAATATCGTTTGGACGAAGATTGA
- the rpsD gene encoding 30S ribosomal protein S4, translating into MARYTGPKSKIARRYGEPIMGPSKALAKKNYPPGVHGKGRRSKKSEYALQLMEKQKVKFIYGILERQFRNLFEKASVKEGITGENLLKYCEARLDNTVYRLGIAPTRRAARQLVSHKHILVDGEIVNIPSYSLRPGQIVTVREKSKSLESVSESLAGHSSKGFNWLEWDGQQLTGKFVTFPEREQIPENINEQLIVELYSK; encoded by the coding sequence ATGGCACGTTATACAGGTCCCAAATCGAAAATTGCAAGACGTTACGGAGAACCCATCATGGGCCCGAGCAAAGCGCTTGCAAAGAAAAATTACCCTCCAGGAGTTCATGGAAAGGGTCGCCGCTCTAAGAAATCAGAGTATGCTTTACAATTGATGGAAAAGCAGAAGGTGAAATTCATTTATGGTATTCTTGAAAGGCAATTCCGTAATCTATTTGAAAAGGCTTCGGTTAAAGAAGGTATTACTGGTGAAAACCTATTGAAATACTGCGAAGCTCGTCTTGATAATACAGTTTACCGCTTGGGCATCGCTCCAACCAGACGGGCTGCTCGTCAGCTTGTTTCCCACAAACATATACTTGTTGATGGTGAAATTGTAAACATTCCTTCTTATTCTCTGCGTCCTGGACAGATCGTTACAGTGCGTGAGAAATCTAAGTCTCTTGAATCAGTTTCTGAAAGCCTTGCTGGTCACAGCTCAAAAGGATTCAACTGGTTAGAGTGGGATGGTCAGCAATTGACAGGTAAATTCGTAACGTTCCCGGAACGTGAACAAATTCCTGAAAACATCAACGAACAACTTATCGTTGAGTTGTATTCTAAATAA
- the rpsK gene encoding 30S ribosomal protein S11 yields the protein MAQNKRKDKAKKRVVVVESVGQVHIKASFNNIIISITNNNGQVISWGSAGKMGFRGSKKNTPYAAQTAAQSCAQVAFDLGMRKAEVFVKGPGSGRESAIRTIQNAGIEVTTIRDITPLPHNGCRPPKRRRV from the coding sequence ATGGCACAAAATAAAAGAAAAGATAAAGCAAAAAAGAGAGTTGTCGTAGTGGAGTCGGTGGGTCAAGTACACATCAAAGCTTCCTTCAATAACATTATCATCTCTATTACCAATAATAATGGCCAGGTAATCTCCTGGGGATCTGCTGGTAAAATGGGATTCCGTGGTTCTAAAAAGAACACTCCTTATGCTGCACAAACAGCAGCTCAAAGCTGTGCTCAGGTTGCTTTTGACCTGGGAATGCGCAAGGCCGAGGTGTTCGTTAAAGGACCTGGTTCTGGACGCGAATCGGCGATTCGTACTATTCAGAATGCGGGAATCGAAGTAACTACAATCAGAGATATTACTCCGCTGCCACACAATGGTTGCCGTCCTCCAAAACGTCGGAGAGTATAG